One window of the Rufibacter radiotolerans genome contains the following:
- a CDS encoding DsbA family oxidoreductase: MKVEIWSDVVCPFCYIGKRRFEKALENFQGKEEVEVIWRSFQLDPDLKPVPGQTLHEYLGKRKGTTAAEGKKMNDYMTGIAKEVGLAYDLDNAVINNTFLAHRLLHHAKKQGLQDAMKERLFAAYYTQGKDVGDLETLVQLGEEVGLDGAGIREALQSEAYAQEVRQDMQEAQQIGVQGVPFFVFNSKYAVSGAQPSELFQEVLEKVSTEEKAGS; the protein is encoded by the coding sequence ATGAAAGTAGAGATATGGTCAGATGTGGTTTGTCCCTTTTGTTACATTGGCAAACGCAGGTTTGAGAAAGCGCTGGAGAATTTCCAGGGCAAAGAAGAGGTAGAGGTCATCTGGCGAAGCTTCCAACTGGACCCAGACCTGAAACCGGTACCCGGGCAAACCTTGCATGAATACCTGGGCAAGCGCAAAGGCACCACCGCCGCCGAGGGCAAGAAAATGAACGATTACATGACCGGCATCGCCAAAGAAGTGGGCCTGGCCTATGACTTAGATAACGCCGTCATCAACAACACCTTCCTGGCTCACCGGCTCTTGCACCACGCCAAAAAGCAGGGGCTTCAAGATGCCATGAAAGAAAGACTGTTTGCGGCCTACTACACCCAAGGCAAAGACGTGGGAGACCTGGAAACGCTGGTCCAACTGGGCGAAGAAGTAGGCTTGGACGGTGCCGGTATACGGGAGGCGCTACAGTCTGAGGCCTATGCCCAGGAAGTGCGGCAAGACATGCAGGAGGCCCAGCAAATAGGCGTACAAGGCGTGCCGTTCTTCGTGTTCAACAGTAAATACGCGGTTTCTGGGGCCCAGCCTTCAGAACTTTTCCAGGAGGTACTGGAGAAAGTGTCAACTGAGGAGAAAGCGGGTTCTTAA
- a CDS encoding helix-turn-helix domain-containing protein, with amino-acid sequence MTLGATVAAERKRRGISQEELADLAQVSLRTIQRIEREESMPRGFTLKAIAHALGQSVEDFSALPATPVASEIPEVLVPEPVLAPSLPASAYLQQLNLSAFSFLLFPYLGFLVPLWLRKKQKEAQLEHPAGARIINFQLMWCIGMHLALLGALLVQLAAAHYFQLRFPFLVMGCFFTLYLVNIFTLTRASLQLRRGNTQVYQKWGHLFLH; translated from the coding sequence ATGACCTTAGGCGCTACCGTAGCAGCAGAACGAAAACGGAGAGGGATCTCCCAGGAGGAGCTAGCCGATCTGGCCCAGGTGAGCCTGCGCACCATCCAGCGGATTGAACGGGAGGAAAGCATGCCCCGCGGATTTACCCTCAAGGCCATTGCCCATGCCCTGGGCCAGTCTGTAGAGGACTTTTCAGCGCTTCCCGCCACCCCGGTAGCCTCAGAAATCCCGGAAGTACTGGTCCCTGAGCCTGTCCTGGCACCTTCTTTACCGGCCAGCGCCTATTTGCAACAGTTGAACCTGTCGGCCTTTTCTTTTCTGTTGTTCCCGTACCTGGGGTTTCTGGTGCCGCTCTGGCTCCGCAAAAAACAGAAGGAGGCCCAGTTGGAGCACCCGGCCGGGGCCCGCATCATCAACTTCCAACTCATGTGGTGCATAGGCATGCACCTGGCCTTATTGGGGGCTTTGCTGGTGCAATTGGCGGCGGCGCATTATTTCCAGCTCCGGTTTCCGTTTTTGGTGATGGGCTGCTTTTTTACGCTGTATTTAGTCAACATTTTCACCTTGACGCGGGCTTCTCTTCAACTCCGGCGGGGCAATACCCAGGTATACCAGAAATGGGGCCATCTTTTCCTCCACTAA